In the Archocentrus centrarchus isolate MPI-CPG fArcCen1 chromosome 19, fArcCen1, whole genome shotgun sequence genome, AACAACCTTTATTATGTCCCTGCCAAAAGAAATACAGAAGCACAGTCTCAATTAATTCAATCAAACTGCAGTGGCTTTGTTATGCTTTCTTTTTGTGCTTAAGAGCAATAGTGTTGGCAATTCCCAGAATTCTCACCCCATCTATTACCTGAGAGAGTGCTGTTATGTTGGATGCAGTCCTGACCCACTAAAAAGCATGCTGTCAAGAGATCTGGGCATGAATAATTAAGCCCCAGGTCCTAGGTATGAAAAGATTTTATTCTAAGACAATGCAACAGTCAGGGTCTGAACAGCTCAGCTGGTTAGTTGATATCCaataacaaaaactgcatttccctATCTAATAGTATCTGTGGAAATAGTTCcaagagaaaagacaaaaaaaaaaaaaaaaaaaaaaaaatcatgccatTGCTGAGATGGGAGGGTGGAAAGCACAGGGCAGCAAAGCTGGCAAACAATAAGTGCCCTTGGTTTTCATCGGTGTAACTTTTTGGCCGCTTGGCGATCAACCTCCTGCATGCCAAACAGAGAGCACTGCCAGCTGAGGggaaggcaaaaaaataaataaataaataaaaaagctgtGATGGTTAGAGCAAGTGGCTAAGCTCTGTGTCCAATGTCTGTATTCACTGCCACAGAACTGCCGACTATTGGGATACCGTGtaaactgtaaatataaaaaggaTACAAAGACTGTAAATCATTTAAGCTGGATATTTAGTTGAAACTAAATTCCATGTCAGGAAGACAATTTTAACAAGGTGGGACGGGGCATGTGTTGTATCACCTGTTCTTTAACCAGCACTTGGGAAATGAAATCAATTTGCATAGCAGGGGTTTTAACTTGCATTTCTGGATGCAGCAGcaaattttgttttctgtgttgtttactgtagatgactttttttttttaaggtggtgAAGCCCATTCTCTTTTAAAACACCCAGCCATGTCActaattaacaacaacaaatagatacaccttgctagtaaGGCATTGGATTCCCCCATTTCTTTCTGAActtccttaattctttgtggcagagattcaacaaggtgctggaagcattcctcagaTATTTTGGTCCACACTGACAGGATAGTTTCACACTGTTGCTGCAGATTGCATATCCATAATGCCGATCTCCCATTCCATCACCCAAAGGTGCTGTATTGGAATGGgatctggtgattgtggaggccattgTTTAAGAGATTACTCAACCACTTGCATAGGGTACATCATAGGTGCTACATTGATTCACTGCAGAATTATAAATTAAGCACCATTCTACTGatagcagccatcagaagatggatacatTGAGGTCATAATGAAGTAAGAGATTTTCTACTACTGTAAATTTCCTTATCGTAGACTACTGATGTGTATAAAAGGGCAGTTTTATaagcttttcttcttcctgtacATCTTTCATTTGCCTTGatgtaaatgtgaaaattatGATTTTATACATTCTAACTCAAATAAGCTCAACTaaactcaaaaactgctgagatTTTCAATCCTTGACAATAAATGAAATGTCAGATGTTTTAATGTACAATTTTATCTTCAAATACTTATACAGATAAATGCAGCggagcaaaaacaaagaaagaatatcTGACATATTTTATTCTCCTTTATAAAGAAATACAATGACAACATGACCCAAACTCCATGTAGGAGCTCTGTTCacaattaaattatttgatcgatacaaaataaaatctcCCAGCTGTCAACAACAAATCCCTTAGCTTTCAAAAGGAAACCCATCCTATTTTCAAGATCAAGACAAAACTATTCATGAGTGCAGAAGCAGTAAAGATTTCAATGGAAATTcagctttttttaatgtttttttttccccattaaaatgtattttgtgtcatttactttgatgttggtTCACTCAGATTCCCTCAGAAGAACCAActctctgaaggcaaaagtccCAAAAAGGAAACATGACGGCCTAAAACATCTTAGAATGGATTTACATCTatgtttcatgtttgtctgaaatttcaaataatctgtatgctgatccttttttttcccatatcAAAGCTTTCTTTGTGGTTTTAGAAATCAATGACTGTGGTTCAGATGCtggcattagaaaaaaaaaaacactatgctgccacctgctggacagAACCACCAAGACTGCTGCAGTGCAaagttaaaaacatgaatttctCACCTCAGTATTTGCTCAGCTGTGCATGAGATCAAGAGAAGTTGATGCTCCCTGCAGAGCTGTAGTATCCAGTGCAGTCTGTTGAATACCTCTGGGACAGCTGGACAGTATTCAGCTCAAACTCTCCAAAACAATGAGCACCAAATTTCTGTaaagaaaacagtaaatttgtaaACAGCGCTGCTTCAGATAATGCTGCAACAGCAAATCAGCATAACTTCAAACATTCAGCACTGtgttaaaaaagttaaaaagcgCTTGTCAAATTCTACTGTGAAAACAAGATGAGCTGTCACAAACATGGTGATGCCATATTTATAGGTGACTCAGTGTTTGGCTGGCACCTTTGTGTTACTTTCAGAGTAaagaacagcaacaacaatgttgttattcaaacaaaaaaaaccttctctGCACCATAGAGGGAAGGAAGCTGACAGAGTTTTTCATCTGCAGTGTCACATTTCAGGTGtcactcaaaaaacaaaaaacaaaaaaacaaacaaacaaacaactgcaGCAGGAAGATTTTGCAGCATGACTCTGACAAGTGCTtcttaaacaacacaatcaatcaatcaacacTCTCCTCTTTGAGCTATGCAGGCGTGTTATTGTTCACCCAAAATAACAGTTGGtaataaaatgcactttaaGTACTGTACCCTAAATATTTCTACCAAAATAACAGGTTTTCAGTAGTCTATATTTTAGCATTATCAATGCTAAAATAACAATATTGATTTCAGACTGTAAGTTCTGTCTAAAATCTTAAGACAAAACTGACTCTGAGTGTAATTATTACGAAACAACAACGAGtgattctatttttttaaaactgcaaagTCCCATAATATCCACGATCTAAGTGTCTCACAATGGCTCATAATGACATTTAGACACCTATGCTAAACAGCATTTGCTCTACTGATGTTATCAGGCTGTTGTTCAAGAGCAATAGGTATTccatacatttttacatgaatCTCCCCAACATTCATATGTCATCAGcaccaaaaaaaatcaatgataATCTCCAATTTCAGGTTTCTTTGCTGTTTCACCAATTAACTGATAGGATCTCATTGGACTCAAAATGCACTGGACAAGTCAACCACAGCTGGAAACAGTTGCATCAGTTGGGTGGTGTAATATTGCTGCAAGTTCCTAAACATAGCAATCAAGATCCTCTAAAAATGACTTACATCTTGACAAGATGtagttcatttctttatatgtttcagatttttttataaACATGTCCATGCAGTATATACGCTAAATTCTAACACTTGATTTTCACAGAATTTTTCTCATTGAAATTGTGCACATTATGTTATTATGGTAAAAACTATTTTAGAATGGGCtttctggactgtgggaaggcacaaggagaacatgcaagctccacacagaaaggccccgagCCAACAAGGAGACTCAAAGTAGCAATCTTCTTGCTGTTGGGTGACAGTACTaatcactgcaccaccatgccacccAGTTCTGCTGTCATACTGTTATTAACAGCAGTCAAGATGTGAGTGTGTCTTAATCCAACAGCAGTACATTTCTGCTAACCTTTAGTATGTTTCTGGCATCAAAAGCCTCTCTTTCACTGACGGTTTGTCTTCCTCCAGCGCACGTATCTTCCACTGTAAAAACACCAGCGTGCAAACAACAAGCTGATCAATGAAGCACAGAGCAAACAGATACCGATAGGTTATCTCAGTGAGAAACTAACATGTTTACTTGAACCTGCCAGTTGTATTACAACAGTACAAGCAAAATGAAGGACATTTAGTTAGTAAAATAAGTTTGTGAAATAGGGACTAAGAAGATGAAAAACATTTCAATTTTAATAGGGCTTATCCATATGGTGGTAAACATGGTCAGCAGTGGCACAGCCTCTGTGCTATGTTGTTGGTAAGCCCAGTACAAATTTGAGAACTGCTCCTGGACTTGATCCATGTCCAAAATGAATGAAGCCATTGTCAGAGTACTTGGAAAACATGCAGCTCGGAGCACGTAAACAGAGCTGTGGCCAAACAGAGAACTGCCTCCCCGATTCCTCTCTGCACAAATTTGTTGTCGTAATTGTCCAAGACTCAGCTTTGTCGTCACTGCAGCTACAGTCCAAGCCAAAAGATAACAAGGGGAAATTGGCAAATATGCACAGGGAAGGAGCAAATCAATATGGTCTCAGCAAGTCAATCACTTCTCTTCTGTGTCTTCACGCTAGATAGGCTatcatgtgcatgtttttgtctttacCTGTGGAGTCCTTTCTGAACAGAGTGTTCATCACAGTGCCATGTAGCTTCACTCTGTCCCACTCTCTGACCATCAGCCCAGCAGAGACAAAATGCTCTACCAGTCTGTCTGCAATCACCTGCAACCTAAAGTGCGGTGGCATTAAAACAGAGCAGAGATTAAAGGATTCAATTTAAACAGCAAAATGttcaatttttaaatgttatttaactTTTCACTGATGTACTAACTTGTCAGATGCATCTTTCACATTGACCTTGGCATACAAAACATCCACCATGGCTGGGTCATCATTCATGTACTCTATGCCTGTCACCTCTAGTAGCAGAGGTTTTCCTTCAGTGATGTCTCTaatgaaaaacagcacaaagaggATCATTGTAGTGCAACACAAACTATATTTTTTCATATGTTTTACATGGAAGTTTGGAAAATATTATAGGCTACAGCACATCTGTCTGTGTATGTTCAACAGAGTTAGCTTATCACACAAGGAAATGAAGGTAATTAAGTGCTGTACAATGACACAAGTTCTACTATTAAAAGATAAGGCTGGAAATACTCACTCAGCAAATCCCATAAATAAACCAAACCAATAATGCAATAATGCAGCCCACACATTAGTCAAGATGTAAAATCAGgaaatacatatacatttaccAGCCACTTTATAAAGGCAGTTCAACTTATTGTTAGCACAaacatctaatcagccaatcacaaggcagcaactcagtcaagacagcctgctgaagttcaaactgagcatcagagcagggaagaaagatgattaaTAAAAAAACCTTTGTTAAAATGAGTCCTTTTCATTCTCTGGTTGTCAGGGAGGCACTAATACTCACCTTTATATCAAAAAGGATTGACTATTGTAATACTCTACTGCCTGGTCTATCCAAAAATGTTATAAATCAACTATAAATCATGAACCAGAAAGAGAGAACAAACTGCATTAATTTAAAAGTCCTACACAGGATGCCTTCcagtgtatatatttatttttaaattattttacttgtttttgGTATTGGTCTTGCTCCAGCACACATGCCTTATATGCTTGGAAAATATGAACCAATATAGTCAATTGGGAGGAATCTGCTAGTCAGTCCAAAGCAAATGGTAAAAGCTTTTGGCGACAGTTTAACAGAGCACCTAATAACAGCTAGAAGAAATTATAGTCTTTTTAAATCAATCACTATATGTTTTGTTCAAATGTATTccttttagtttgttttgcatttttatttttcttaatttattacTTATTTTAGATCACTTATTTTTAGCATTTCACTGTATTTcagggtattttttttaacagtcataccctgaaatatttttattataataaattGTTCAAGCCTTACCTGATGAAGTTTTGACACTCCTGGAGATGTTCACATGCTCTTCTCACTTCCACTTCATTTAATAGAGCCAGGGTGCCAACTGTCAGGTGAAGCTTTGCAGGGTTCTGAAAGATGCTTTCCTCTACTCCATGATCCTGCACAATGTGGATCGTGTTAATGATGTAACATGCTCTCCTTAAACGATACATAGCCACCACCGCCCCTCACTGTCACCAGTCATAATTTGGTTCCTTTTTGCAGAAGCTTACCTGTGAACACTGCTCCAGCACCTTGTCTTTAAATCTCAGGAATCCCTCTTGAATTTTGGAATCATTTAGAGGGAATGACAAAAAGTGCGTAAAGGGCTGCTTCTTCCGAAAGCTCTCAACAAGCACCTCGACTCGAGTGACAGCAGATGAAACTGCAGCTTTGCTGGAACCTGTAATGACTGTCAGACAAAGAGAGGCAGTGAAGAGAAAATCTTTTGCTCTCTGGTCAGTTTTTAAGTGACCACATTTGCTCTTAAACCCCACCAATCTGCCCTTCCACTCCTGGTTTTGGGATGCTGATAGATGTCTTCGTGTCAGACTCCAGACGTCTACGcgtttctccttttttcccaaTGATATATCTGtagaacaaaaatgaaaagaaagaaacagacagacatTATGTTGCTTACAAACAGAACCTCTTATTACATTCAGAAAGTGTAAGGTTAACAACAACCAAACCATGCGCAAACTGTCTATGACCCACTTGTAAAGAACACTTGGGACATCAATGGCACAGCGGTATCCTTTATCAGTCTGTTCAATGACGTGGGCATCACAGGTTTCATCTTCTGCAAGCTCTTCACTCTCTAgaaacaatatattttaataaaaaaaattgtggctCCAATCTGACAGCTTTATCTGGAGTTTCTTACAAATATATATTTCGGCTGTGATAGGTCTCGACTTACCTGATGGTCCCATGAAAGGAaactcttcctcttcttcataaTGCTCTTCCTTAATTATATTCCTAC is a window encoding:
- the ascc1 gene encoding activating signal cointegrator 1 complex subunit 1 isoform X2; amino-acid sequence: MDVLRPPLININGRIYRRNIIKEEHYEEEEEFPFMGPSESEELAEDETCDAHVIEQTDKGYRCAIDVPSVLYKYIIGKKGETRRRLESDTKTSISIPKPGVEGQIVITGSSKAAVSSAVTRVEVLVESFRKKQPFTHFLSFPLNDSKIQEGFLRFKDKVLEQCSQDHGVEESIFQNPAKLHLTVGTLALLNEVEVRRACEHLQECQNFIRDITEGKPLLLEVTGIEYMNDDPAMVDVLYAKVNVKDASDKLQVIADRLVEHFVSAGLMVREWDRVKLHGTVMNTLFRKDSTVEDTCAGGRQTVSEREAFDARNILKKFGAHCFGEFELNTVQLSQRYSTDCTGYYSSAGSINFS
- the ascc1 gene encoding activating signal cointegrator 1 complex subunit 1 isoform X1, translated to MDVLRPPLININGRIYRRNIIKEEHYEEEEEFPFMGPSESEELAEDETCDAHVIEQTDKGYRCAIDVPSVLYKYIIGKKGETRRRLESDTKTSISIPKPGVEGQIVITGSSKAAVSSAVTRVEVLVESFRKKQPFTHFLSFPLNDSKIQEGFLRFKDKVLEQCSQDHGVEESIFQNPAKLHLTVGTLALLNEVEVRRACEHLQECQNFIRDITEGKPLLLEVTGIEYMNDDPAMVDVLYAKVNVKDASDKLQVIADRLVEHFVSAGLMVREWDRVKLHGTVMNTLFRKDSTAAVTTKLSLGQLRQQICAERNRGGSSLFGHSSVYVLRAACFPSTLTMASFILDMDQVQEQFSNLYWAYQQHSTEAVPLLTMFTTIWISPIKIEMFFIFLVPISQTYFTN